From a region of the Desmodus rotundus isolate HL8 chromosome 7, HLdesRot8A.1, whole genome shotgun sequence genome:
- the MN1 gene encoding transcriptional activator MN1, whose translation MFGLDQFEPQINSRNAGQGERNFNEAGLSMNTHFKAPAFHAGGPPGSVDPAMSALGEPPILGMNMEPYGFHARGHSELHAGGLQAQPVHGFFGSQQPHHGHPGGHHPHQHHPHFGGNFGGPDPGASCLHGGRLLGYGSAGGSLGSQPPFAEGYDHMAESQGPESFGPQRPGNLPDFHSSGASGHAVPAPCLPLDQSPNRAASFHGLPASSGSDSHSLENRRVANQGAVDSLEYNYPGEAPSGHFDLFSPSDSEGQLPHYAAGRQVPGGSFPGSSAMPRAAGMVGLSKMHAQQQQQQQQQQHGVFFERFGGARKMPVGMEPGVGSRHPLMQPPQQAPPPPQQQPPQQTQQAQQPPQQQPPPPGLLVRQNSCPPALPRPQQGEAGTPSGSLQDGGPMLPSQHAQFEYPIHRLENRSMHPYSEPVFNMQHPPPQQAPNQRLQHFDAPPYMNVAKRPRFDFPGSAGVDRCASWNGSMHNGALDNHLSPSAYSGLPGEFTPPVPDSFPTGPSLQHPAPDHQSLQQQQQQQQQQQQQQQRQNAALMIKQMASRNQQQRLRQPNLAQLGHPGEVGQGGLVHGAPVSGMAQPNFERESGGAGAGRLGTFEQQAPHLAQESAWFPGPHPPPGDLLPRRMGGSGLPADCGPHDPGLAPPPPPGGSGVLFRGPLQEPLRMPGEGHVPALPSPGLQFGGSLAGLGQLQSPGAGVGLPSAPSERRPPPPDFTAPALGGQPGFPFGAGNRQATPHSGPGVNSPPSAGGGGGSTGGSGGGGAYPPQPDFQPSQRTSASKLGALSLGSFNKPSSKDNLFGQSCLAALSTACQNMIASLGAPNLNVTFNKKNPPEGKRKLSQNETDGAAVAGNPGSDYFPGGTAPGAPGPGGPSGTSTSGSKTSGPPNPPAQGDGTNLSPNYTLESTSGNDGKPVPGGGGRGRGRRKRDSGHVSPGTFFDKYSAAPDSGGAPGVSPGQQQTPGPAVGGSSTGEARGAPTPHEKALTSPSWGKGAELLLGDQPDLMASLEGGAKSDGSSPHVGEFASEEVSTSYANEDEVSSSSDNPPALAKASRSPLVTGSPKLPPRGVGSGEHGPKAPPPPLGLGIMSTSTSTPDSYGGGGGTGHPGTPGLEQVRTPTSSSGAPPPDEIHPLEILQAQIQLQRQQFSISEDQPLGLKGGKKGECAVGAAGAQNGDSELGSCCSEAVKSAVSTIDLDSLMAEHSATWYLPADKTLVDGADDDKTLAPWEKAKPQNPNSKEAHDLPANKASAAQPGSHLQCLSVHCTDDVGDAKARASVPTWRSLHSDISNRFGTFVAALT comes from the coding sequence ATGTTTGGGCTGGACCAATTCGAGCCCCAGATCAACAGCAGGAACGCTGGCCAGGGCGAGAGGAACTTTAACGAGGCCGGACTAAGCATGAACACCCACTTTAAGGCCCCGGCTTTCCACGCGGGGGGACCCCCTGGCTCCGTGGACCCTGCCATGAGCGCGCTGGGCGAGCCCCCGATCTTGGGCATGAACATGGAGCCTTACGGCTTCCACGCGCGCGGCCACTCGGAGTTGCACGCGGGGGGGCTGCAGGCGCAGCCGGTGCACGGATTCTTTGGAAGCCAGCAGCCGCATCACGGCCACCCGGGAGgccaccacccccaccaacaTCACCCTCACTTCGGGGGCAACTTTGGTGGCCCGGACCCAGGGGCCTCGTGCCTGCACGGGGGTCGCCTGCTCGGCTACGGCAGTGCCGGCGGCAGCCTGGGCAGCCAGCCGCCCTTCGCCGAGGGTTATGATCACATGGCGGAAAGCCAGGGGCCTGAGAGCTTCGGCCCCCAGCGACCCGGGAACCTCCCGGACTTTCACAGTTCGGGCGCCTCGGGCCACGCCGTGCCTGCCCCGTGCCTGCCGCTGGACCAGAGCCCGAACCGAGCCGCCTCCTTCCACGGCCTGCCCGCCTCCAGCGGCTCCGATTCCCACAGCCTGGAGAACCGGAGGGTGGCGAACCAAGGAGCCGTCGACTCGCTGGAATACAATTACCCGGGCGAGGCGCCCTCGGGACATTTCGACCTGTTTTCGCCCTCTGATTCTGAGGGGCAGCTGCCTCATTATGCGGCGGGTCGCCAGGTTCCCGGGGGCTCTTTCCCGGGTTCCTCGGCCATGCCCAGAGCTGCAGGCATGGTGGGATTGTCCAAGATGCacgcccagcagcagcagcagcaacagcagcagcagcacggtgTGTTCTTCGAGAGGTTCGGCGGGGCCCGCAAGATGCCGGTGGGCATGGAGCCCGGAGTAGGCTCAAGGCACCCCTTAATGCAGCCTCCCCAGCAGGCCCCGCCGCCCCCTCAGCAGCAGCCCCCACAGCAGACTCAGCAGGCGCAGCAGCCGCCGCAGCAGCAGCCTCCGCCGCCCGGTCTTCTGGTCCGACAAAATTCGTGCCCTCCTGCGCTCCCGCGGCCCCAGCAGGGCGAGGCAGGCACGCCCAGCGGCAGCCTGCAGGATGGGGGCCCCATGCTGCCCAGCCAACACGCGCAGTTCGAGTACCCCATCCACAGGCTGGAGAACCGGAGCATGCACCCTTATTCCGAGCCTGTGTTCAACATGCAGCATCCCCCTCCGCAGCAGGCGCCTAACCAGCGGCTGCAGCATTTCGACGCACCCCCTTATATGAATGTGGCTAAGAGGCCGCGCTTTGACTTCCCGGGCAGCGCGGGAGTGGACCGCTGCGCTTCGTGGAACGGCAGCATGCACAACGGCGCTCTGGACAACCACCTCTCGCCCTCCGCCTATTCGGGCCTCCCCGGCGAGTTCACACCGCCGGTCCCTGACAGCTTCCCCACAGGGCCATCCCTGCAGCATCCGGCCCCAGACCACCAgtccctgcagcagcagcagcagcagcagcaacaacagcagcagcagcagcagcgccaaAACGCGGCCCTCATGATTAAGCAGATGGCGTCGCGCAATCAGCAGCAGCGACTGCGCCAACCCAACCTGGCCCAGCTTGGCCACCCAGGGGAAGTGGGCCAAGGTGGCTTGGTGCACGGCGCCCCAGTGAGCGGCATGGCCCAGCCGAACTTTGAGCGCGAAAGCGGCGGCGCGGGCGCGGGGCGCCTGGGCACCTTTGAGCAGCAAGCACCGCACTTGGCGCAGGAGAGTGCGTGGTTCCCAGGTCCGCACCCTCCACCTGGTGACCTGTTGCCCCGCAGGATGGGAGGCTCGGGCCTGCCCGCTGACTGCGGCCCGCACGACCCAGGGTTGGCGCCGCCCCCTCCACCCGGTGGCTCGGGGGTGCTGTTCCGGGGCCCTCTGCAGGAGCCGCTGAGGATGCCCGGAGAGGGCCACGTGCCCGCGCTGCCCTCCCCTGGCCTGCAGTTCGGGGGCAGCCTGGCCGGCCTGGGCCAACTGCAATCACCCGGGGCTGGAGTGGGGCTACCTAGTGCACCCTCCGAGCGCAGGCCCCCGCCGCCGGATTTCACGGCGCCCGCGCTGGGGGGCCAGCCTGGCTTCCCGTTCGGCGCAGGGAACCGGCAGGCCACGCCGCACAGCGGCCCAGGCGTGAACTCGCCCCCCAGCGCGGGCGGGGGTGGCGGCAGCActggcggcagcggcggcgggggCGCATACCCGCCGCAGCCTGATTTCCAGCCCAGCCAACGCACCTCGGCCAGTAAACTGGGTGCGCTCTCGCTGGGCTCCTTCAACAAGCCCAGCTCCAAGGACAACCTGTTCGGCCAGAGCTGCCTGGCTGCGCTCTCCACAGCCTGCCAGAATATGATCGCCAGCCTCGGGGCCCCCAACCTCAACGTGACCTTCAACAAGAAGAACCCGCCCGAGGggaagaggaaactgagccagAACGAGACCGACGGTGCGGCCGTTGCCGGTAACCCGGGCTCGGATTACTTCCCAGGAGGGACTGCTCCGGGCGCTCCGGGACCCGGAGGCCCGTCGGGGACCAGTACCAGTGGCTCCAAAACCTCGGGGCCGCCCAACCCTCCTGCCCAGGGGGACGGCACCAACCTCTCTCCCAACTACACCCTGGAATCGACGTCGGGGAACGACGGCAAGCCGGTCCCCGGGGGCGGTGGCCGGGGAAGGGGTCGCAGAAAAAGGGACAGTGGTCACGTGAGCCCCGGGACCTTCTTCGACAAGTACTCTGCAGCGCCGGACAGCGGGGGCGCGCCCGGGGtgagcccagggcagcagcagaCACCAGGCCCAGCCGTCGGGGGAAGCTCCACGGGCGAGGCACGCGGGGCACCTACGCCTCACGAGAAAGCGCTCACTTCGCCGTCGTGGGGGAAGGGGGCCGAGTTGCTCCTGGGGGACCAGCCGGACCTCATGGCTTCCCTGGAGGGCGGGGCCAAGTCGGACGGTAGTTCCCCGCACGTGGGTGAGTTCGCCTCAGAGGAGGTGAGCACAAGCTACGCCAATGAGGATGAGGTGTCATCCAGCTCCGACAACCCCCCGGCCCTGGCCAAAGCGAGTAGGAGCCCCCTGGTGACAGGCTCGCCCAAACTCCCTCCCCGAGGGGTGGGCTCAGGGGAACATGGACCGAAggcgcccccgcccccgctcgGCCTGGGCATCATGTCTACCTCTACCTCGACCCCTGACAGCtacggcgggggcgggggcactgGCCATCCCGGCACGCCGGGCCTGGAGCAGGTCCGGACCCCTACGAGCAGCAGCGGCGCACCACCGCCCGACGAGATCCACCCGCTGGAGATCCTCCAGGCACAGATCCAACTGCAGAGGCAGCAGTTCAGCATCTCGGAGGACCAGCCCCTGGGGCTCAAGGGGGGCAAGAAGGGTGAGTGTGCCGTGGGGGCCGCGGGCGCCCAGAATGGAGACAGCGAGCTGGGCAGCTGCTGCTCCGAGGCTGTCAAGAGCGCGGTGAGCACCATCGATCTGGACTCCCTGATGGCAGAGCACAGCGCCACCTGGTACCTGCCGGCTGACAAGACCTTGGTGGACGGCGCGGACGACGACAAGACGCTGGCGCCCTGGGAGAAGGCCAAGCCCCAGAACCCCAACAGCAAAGAAG